One Tamlana carrageenivorans genomic region harbors:
- a CDS encoding sugar-binding domain-containing protein codes for MRSKGVVCLLIILCLIIYKTEAQRIETNFNNNWHFILKDSPDFSKENVDDSSWKLLNVPHDWSFEKGVRKGGDQGQGGGYHDGGIGWYRKTFSVNKVSLSKTTYINFDGVYMNSEIWINGNRLGKRPYGYISFRYDISKYLKAGKNTIAVRVDNSLEPSARWYHPCGIYAPVKLIEVNPTHFKPNTIFIKTPSIEKQQGVVSIDAEIKGATKGLKYKVELLTANGKVIATYSENLDSAQPSVQLKVKTPKLWSPETPNLYKAITQILDGKKVIDEKTTTFGFRTVAWKTETGFWLNDENIKFKGVCEHWEGGPVGGAWTKPMLRWKLQSLKDMGINAIRPSHNPTPPMFYDICDEIGLLVMDEIFDGWHKKAPEDYGKQAFDEWWQADVKEWITRDRNHPSIFVWSLGNETHSDVAPEMVAFGKNLDSTRLFTSGAGNPEDMDIQGVNGGSETKSFIENNKLTKPFISTEAPHTWQTRGYYRTQTWWRDNELPGTYELPNLTEKEIFFYEGINPKDWKNRKQRFNSSYDNATVRVSARKYWEVMRDTPWHSGHFRWTGFDYYGEAGLVHGGLPFNLFMGGALDVAGFKKDLYYFYQSQWTEKPMIHMLPHWTHPRMKNGTVIPVWVYANTDEVELFLNGKSLGKDKPGTVWNEMQCEWLVPYEAGRLEAVGYIDGKEVNRTSFSTAQQPSKLKTSILKLDAEASFTDSFIVTSESLDTDGHLYPYGENKVFYHIQGDVKKISMENGNPIDPTSRTKSDFRALFFGKTRLFLRALPKAKQASVVTALILGDKALYTSDLITIDAQQIQLFGKSKTSDLEIRYTTDGENPETHGKLYKDPFKVEDGTTVKAIVKQNGKTVLSMEETFGKNEGLFWGDEHSADMWIGRGVNISAEEGILTGAAKPSREVHRFKGSGFVDFKGGEGSITWYQENDGEPGDYSIRFRYMHNNEGKLHPMKLYVNDEYVRTIEFKPTGGWEKEWKFVPTIIVLQSGANNIKLETTGESGPYIDELFID; via the coding sequence ATGAGAAGTAAAGGCGTAGTTTGTTTGTTAATTATACTGTGTTTAATAATATATAAAACAGAGGCACAACGTATAGAAACCAATTTCAATAATAATTGGCATTTTATATTAAAAGATAGCCCTGACTTTTCTAAGGAAAATGTTGATGATTCCTCATGGAAGTTGCTTAATGTTCCACACGATTGGTCTTTCGAAAAAGGTGTTCGAAAAGGTGGCGACCAAGGCCAAGGTGGCGGGTACCATGATGGCGGAATTGGTTGGTATCGAAAAACATTTTCGGTTAACAAAGTGAGTCTGTCTAAAACTACCTATATCAATTTTGATGGCGTTTATATGAACAGCGAAATTTGGATAAATGGAAACAGGTTGGGTAAAAGACCTTACGGCTATATCAGTTTTAGATATGATATTTCAAAATATTTAAAAGCAGGAAAAAATACGATTGCTGTACGTGTAGATAATAGTTTAGAGCCTTCGGCAAGGTGGTACCACCCATGTGGTATTTATGCTCCTGTAAAGCTGATTGAGGTCAATCCAACACATTTTAAGCCTAACACCATTTTTATAAAAACGCCTTCTATAGAAAAACAACAAGGCGTTGTTTCTATCGACGCAGAAATTAAAGGCGCTACTAAAGGTTTAAAATACAAAGTGGAGTTATTGACTGCAAACGGCAAAGTAATAGCAACATATAGTGAAAATTTAGACTCAGCACAACCAAGTGTTCAATTGAAAGTAAAAACACCTAAACTCTGGAGTCCAGAAACGCCAAATCTTTATAAAGCCATAACGCAAATTCTGGATGGTAAAAAGGTTATTGATGAGAAAACAACCACCTTCGGATTTAGAACTGTTGCATGGAAAACCGAAACCGGGTTTTGGTTGAATGATGAAAATATAAAATTTAAAGGTGTTTGCGAACATTGGGAAGGTGGTCCAGTTGGAGGGGCTTGGACAAAGCCCATGTTGCGCTGGAAATTACAATCTTTAAAGGATATGGGTATCAATGCTATTAGACCGTCGCACAATCCTACACCGCCAATGTTTTACGATATTTGTGATGAAATTGGCTTGTTGGTAATGGATGAAATTTTTGATGGCTGGCATAAAAAGGCACCCGAAGATTATGGCAAACAAGCCTTTGATGAATGGTGGCAAGCCGACGTAAAAGAGTGGATTACTAGAGACCGCAACCATCCTAGTATTTTTGTGTGGAGTTTGGGTAATGAAACCCATAGCGATGTAGCCCCAGAAATGGTAGCATTTGGTAAAAATCTAGACTCAACCCGATTGTTTACATCTGGGGCAGGAAATCCAGAAGATATGGACATTCAGGGTGTTAATGGCGGGTCTGAAACAAAGTCTTTTATAGAGAATAACAAATTAACAAAACCTTTTATTTCTACCGAAGCACCACACACTTGGCAAACAAGAGGGTATTACAGAACCCAAACTTGGTGGCGCGATAATGAATTACCAGGGACTTATGAGCTTCCTAATTTAACCGAAAAGGAGATTTTCTTTTACGAAGGCATTAATCCAAAAGATTGGAAAAATAGAAAACAGCGTTTTAACTCTTCTTATGATAATGCTACGGTACGCGTTTCGGCAAGAAAATATTGGGAAGTGATGCGTGATACACCATGGCATAGTGGGCATTTCCGCTGGACAGGTTTCGATTATTATGGAGAAGCTGGTTTAGTACACGGGGGCTTGCCTTTTAACTTGTTTATGGGAGGCGCTTTGGATGTTGCAGGGTTCAAAAAAGACTTGTATTATTTCTACCAGAGTCAATGGACAGAAAAACCAATGATTCATATGTTGCCACATTGGACGCATCCAAGAATGAAAAATGGTACGGTGATTCCGGTTTGGGTTTACGCTAATACAGATGAAGTAGAATTGTTTCTTAACGGAAAATCTTTAGGAAAAGATAAACCAGGAACCGTTTGGAACGAAATGCAATGCGAGTGGCTAGTGCCATACGAAGCGGGAAGGCTTGAAGCAGTTGGATATATTGATGGAAAGGAAGTTAATAGAACGTCATTTTCAACGGCGCAGCAACCATCAAAATTAAAAACTAGTATTCTAAAATTAGACGCCGAAGCAAGTTTTACAGACAGTTTTATAGTTACTTCAGAAAGTTTAGATACTGATGGCCATTTATACCCTTACGGAGAAAACAAAGTGTTTTACCATATTCAGGGTGATGTCAAGAAAATTTCCATGGAAAATGGAAATCCAATAGACCCTACAAGCAGAACTAAATCTGATTTTAGAGCCTTGTTTTTTGGGAAAACGAGACTGTTTTTAAGAGCCTTGCCTAAGGCTAAACAGGCCTCGGTGGTAACCGCATTAATCTTAGGTGATAAGGCATTATATACCTCTGATTTAATTACAATTGATGCGCAGCAAATTCAACTTTTTGGAAAATCGAAAACTTCAGATTTAGAAATCCGTTACACCACCGATGGCGAAAATCCGGAAACGCATGGCAAGCTTTATAAAGATCCTTTTAAGGTTGAAGATGGCACGACAGTGAAAGCCATTGTAAAACAAAATGGTAAAACGGTTTTATCTATGGAAGAAACTTTCGGTAAAAATGAAGGTCTGTTTTGGGGCGATGAACATTCTGCCGATATGTGGATTGGTAGAGGTGTAAATATTTCTGCCGAAGAAGGTATTTTAACAGGAGCCGCCAAACCGAGTAGAGAAGTGCATCGATTTAAAGGTTCTGGTTTTGTCGATTTTAAAGGTGGCGAAGGCTCTATCACTTGGTATCAAGAAAACGATGGTGAACCTGGCGATTATAGTATACGCTTTAGGTATATGCATAACAACGAGGGGAAGTTACACCCAATGAAGCTGTATGTAAATGATGAATATGTAAGAACCATTGAATTTAAACCAACAGGAGGTTGGGAAAAAGAATGGAAGTTTGTGCCTACCATTATTGTACTGCAATCTGGAGCTAATAATATCAAATTAGAAACCACAGGTGAGAGTGGGCCTTATATAGACGAGTTGTTTATTGATTAA
- a CDS encoding glycoside hydrolase family 2 protein, with protein MKKFITLCFIAILCSCAENQQVAEALTNSNRTKYNFNVDWKFIKSNPEQAQDINYDDATWETISCPHTFNDIDTFDDLSHGHHDGEDNQWRGTVWYRKHFKLPKEDNGKKVFIEFESVRQIADVYINGVHLGQNQTGFIPFGFDLTPHLKFGEDNIIAVKVNNDRGDHFRENFPLVWNHEHWHPTHGGIYRNVFLHTMDPLHITLPLYDNLETVGTYVYAENISEKSADITVETEIQNEYSKKKNITLVTQIIDNDGAVVAKSVKDVAIPSGQKMKVTSVTNIQNPQLWYTRYPYMYKVVSAIKESNKVIDTYESPLGIRNFDFNKDSGFWINGEQIKLHGWGQKPTNTWAGLGAALPDWLRDFTFKLMDEAGGNFIRWGHCAASPAEVDMGDKYGFVTLMPGVSGESEDEGETWDIRYKAFKDLIVYYRNHPSIFIWEGGNWAESEAHYKEILEAINTFDPKGKRLMGNRRADVKNDSEGYVSIEIGTEGWEREYPDLPLIESEYNREESPRRIWDKNSPDDNFYNHPNISKNTYKLSSEEFAVRQADHWWNKMGKKAYHSGGANWVFSDGPHGGRCPTEVTRASGEVDAVRLPKEAFYALKAMWRPEPQVHLVGHWNYEVDTKKTMYVMSNCASVKLYVNDKLVGTNSNPENGYVFKFDNVAWESGKIKAEGFIDDALKTTQTKETTGEPAALKLTSITGPEGWLADGSDVALIDVEVVDAQGRRCPLAKGRVDFTISGPATWRGGYNSGKPNSTNNLYLDIEAGINRVAVRSVLESGTVTITAKKPGFKDASITLKSLPIDFKNGLTTTLSQVYTNVLAKEPLPTHTPEMPEYVPGVKNRSELFKKFSYTGDGKAKLRTNMHWGKKAYTDLEYNYTVLPRYLNESEYVRTPNSDNRYWARDQLQFIAGKKMHIYVLHDDTVPRPEFLLRDYEDTGDNVNVVGASMSVFHRVAEEGESIIMAGNSNGDAPENCRMYTVMVKEFKK; from the coding sequence ATGAAAAAGTTTATCACACTATGTTTTATTGCTATTTTATGTTCTTGTGCAGAAAACCAACAGGTTGCAGAAGCCCTTACAAATAGTAATCGAACAAAATACAACTTCAATGTCGATTGGAAATTTATAAAATCTAATCCAGAGCAAGCACAAGATATAAATTATGATGATGCAACTTGGGAAACGATAAGTTGCCCGCATACCTTTAATGATATCGATACTTTCGACGATTTAAGTCACGGTCATCATGATGGCGAAGACAACCAATGGCGTGGTACGGTTTGGTATAGAAAGCATTTTAAATTACCTAAAGAAGACAATGGTAAAAAGGTATTCATTGAATTTGAATCGGTGCGTCAAATAGCCGATGTATACATCAATGGCGTTCATTTGGGGCAAAACCAAACAGGGTTTATTCCTTTTGGTTTCGACTTAACCCCACATCTTAAATTTGGAGAAGATAATATCATCGCTGTAAAAGTAAATAATGATCGTGGTGATCATTTTCGAGAAAATTTCCCGTTAGTATGGAATCACGAACACTGGCATCCAACCCACGGTGGTATCTACCGAAATGTTTTTCTGCATACCATGGATCCGCTTCATATTACATTACCGCTTTACGATAATCTAGAAACGGTTGGAACCTATGTTTATGCCGAAAATATTAGCGAAAAAAGTGCTGATATCACTGTTGAAACCGAAATTCAAAACGAGTACTCCAAAAAAAAGAACATCACATTGGTAACACAGATTATCGATAATGATGGTGCTGTGGTAGCCAAGTCTGTTAAAGATGTGGCAATTCCAAGCGGACAAAAAATGAAGGTTACATCGGTAACCAATATTCAAAATCCGCAACTTTGGTATACGCGTTACCCTTATATGTACAAAGTGGTATCGGCTATTAAAGAAAGTAATAAGGTGATTGATACTTACGAGTCGCCTTTAGGTATTCGCAATTTTGATTTTAATAAAGATTCAGGTTTTTGGATTAATGGTGAACAAATTAAGTTACACGGTTGGGGGCAAAAACCAACCAATACTTGGGCTGGATTAGGAGCTGCTTTACCAGATTGGTTACGCGACTTTACTTTTAAGTTAATGGATGAAGCTGGCGGAAATTTTATTCGTTGGGGACATTGTGCTGCTTCGCCCGCCGAAGTAGATATGGGCGATAAATACGGATTTGTTACCCTTATGCCAGGTGTGAGCGGCGAATCGGAAGATGAAGGTGAAACCTGGGACATCCGCTATAAAGCTTTTAAAGATTTAATAGTGTACTACCGTAACCACCCATCTATATTTATTTGGGAAGGTGGAAACTGGGCAGAATCTGAAGCCCATTACAAAGAAATTCTAGAGGCTATTAACACCTTCGACCCTAAAGGAAAACGCTTGATGGGAAACCGTCGTGCAGATGTTAAAAACGATTCAGAAGGTTATGTGTCTATCGAAATTGGTACAGAGGGTTGGGAACGAGAATATCCAGATTTACCGCTAATCGAAAGTGAGTATAATCGTGAGGAATCTCCAAGACGTATTTGGGATAAAAATTCGCCAGACGATAATTTTTATAACCATCCTAACATCAGTAAAAATACCTATAAATTAAGTTCGGAAGAATTTGCGGTGCGCCAAGCCGACCATTGGTGGAATAAAATGGGTAAAAAAGCCTACCATTCGGGAGGTGCAAATTGGGTTTTTTCAGATGGTCCACATGGTGGCCGCTGTCCTACGGAAGTCACTCGTGCTAGTGGCGAAGTGGATGCCGTACGGTTACCAAAAGAAGCTTTTTACGCTTTAAAGGCTATGTGGCGCCCAGAGCCGCAAGTGCATCTTGTAGGGCATTGGAATTATGAAGTAGACACTAAAAAAACAATGTATGTCATGTCTAACTGTGCTTCGGTTAAGTTATATGTGAATGATAAATTGGTAGGCACGAATTCAAATCCTGAAAATGGCTATGTCTTTAAATTCGATAATGTCGCTTGGGAATCTGGTAAAATAAAAGCAGAAGGCTTTATAGATGACGCCTTAAAAACCACTCAAACAAAAGAAACGACAGGAGAACCTGCGGCTTTAAAATTAACATCTATTACGGGACCAGAAGGTTGGTTGGCAGATGGTTCGGATGTTGCTTTAATTGATGTTGAAGTTGTAGACGCCCAAGGCAGACGATGCCCATTAGCAAAAGGACGTGTAGACTTTACTATAAGTGGTCCAGCAACCTGGCGCGGTGGATACAATAGCGGAAAACCAAATAGTACCAACAATCTATATTTAGATATTGAGGCGGGTATTAATCGTGTGGCTGTGCGTTCTGTTTTAGAGTCTGGAACGGTAACTATTACTGCTAAAAAACCTGGATTTAAGGATGCTAGTATCACGCTTAAAAGCTTACCAATCGATTTTAAAAATGGATTAACAACAACGCTTTCACAAGTTTATACCAATGTATTAGCCAAAGAGCCTTTACCAACGCACACGCCAGAAATGCCAGAATATGTTCCGGGAGTAAAGAATAGAAGTGAATTGTTTAAAAAATTCAGCTATACCGGCGATGGTAAGGCCAAGTTAAGAACTAACATGCATTGGGGTAAAAAAGCATATACCGATTTAGAATATAATTATACCGTATTACCTAGGTACTTGAATGAATCGGAATATGTTAGAACGCCTAATTCCGATAATCGTTATTGGGCGCGTGATCAGTTACAATTTATTGCTGGTAAAAAAATGCACATTTATGTATTGCATGACGATACCGTACCACGCCCAGAATTTTTATTGAGAGATTATGAGGACACAGGAGATAATGTAAATGTGGTTGGGGCAAGTATGTCTGTGTTTCATCGTGTAGCCGAGGAGGGTGAAAGTATTATTATGGCTGGAAATAGCAATGGTGATGCGCCAGAAAACTGTAGAATGTATACCGTTATGGTCAAGGAATTTAAAAAGTAA
- a CDS encoding alginate lyase family protein, with product MRNKQVLFFLGLCFFFWGSTFSQNLNDRSNELINKAKNLLTTKVYSVVHKVGVPPSGNKHDYMSIGPYWWPNPETENGLPYIRKDGKVNPESRNNYTDFSTLDNFISAVKTLHRAYYLTKEEKYANKCLELINTWFLDETTKMNPNVNYGQYVPGESEGRCFGIIEFSGITEVIEFLELAKDRNTLDKKTESGMLKWFKEYSDWLIHSKLGKQESTRTNNHGTHYDVQLLNILLYLNKKEAVKKYLSTITKDRIFSQIEPDGSQPLELARTKSFSYSVMNLHGFLELAIMGEQVGVNLWDTVSEDGRSIKVGYQYLLPYLTAEKDWEYQQITDKKHSESKLLSDLKLAKEVFNDNTFDKALNTLNKK from the coding sequence ATGAGAAATAAACAAGTATTGTTTTTTTTGGGATTATGTTTCTTTTTTTGGGGAAGTACATTCAGTCAAAATCTAAATGATAGGTCTAATGAATTAATAAATAAAGCAAAAAACTTATTAACGACTAAAGTATATTCTGTAGTGCATAAAGTTGGAGTGCCTCCAAGTGGTAATAAACATGACTATATGAGTATTGGTCCGTATTGGTGGCCAAATCCTGAAACCGAAAATGGCTTGCCATATATTAGAAAAGATGGAAAAGTAAATCCGGAATCTCGAAACAATTACACAGATTTTTCTACACTAGATAACTTTATTTCTGCTGTTAAAACACTGCACAGGGCATACTACTTAACCAAGGAAGAGAAATACGCCAATAAGTGTTTGGAGTTGATAAATACTTGGTTTTTAGATGAAACTACTAAAATGAATCCTAATGTTAATTATGGACAGTATGTTCCGGGAGAGTCAGAAGGAAGGTGTTTTGGTATCATTGAGTTTAGCGGGATTACAGAAGTAATCGAATTTTTAGAACTCGCTAAAGATAGAAACACATTGGATAAAAAAACCGAGAGCGGTATGCTTAAATGGTTTAAGGAATATAGCGATTGGTTAATACATAGTAAATTAGGGAAACAAGAATCTACTAGAACAAATAACCACGGAACACACTATGATGTACAATTGTTAAATATTCTACTGTATCTAAATAAAAAAGAAGCAGTTAAAAAGTACCTCTCCACAATAACAAAAGATCGCATATTTAGCCAAATAGAACCTGATGGGAGTCAGCCATTAGAATTAGCACGAACTAAATCATTTTCCTATTCGGTAATGAATTTACATGGGTTTTTAGAATTGGCCATAATGGGGGAGCAAGTGGGGGTGAATCTTTGGGATACAGTTTCTGAAGATGGAAGGAGTATAAAAGTAGGCTACCAATATTTACTACCATATTTAACTGCTGAAAAGGATTGGGAGTATCAACAAATTACAGATAAAAAACATTCCGAATCGAAACTGTTATCGGATTTGAAGTTGGCTAAAGAAGTGTTTAATGATAACACTTTTGATAAAGCACTTAATACCTTAAATAAAAAATAA
- a CDS encoding sulfatase, translating into MILLAFCSSKIIAQQSQPNVLVFYVDDLRAELGCYGSKTAMTPNIDKLASEGVQFNKAYVQQAICAPSRMSTLTGLRPETLGIYSIFTPLRSVHKDVVSVPQLFKENGYKTVSIGKVYHHGTDDKKQWTNYFSKEPNTYNKPENIALLEQFKREGKKSNGPAFENADVADEAYKDGRAAKYAVESLQKLKDDKFIMFVGFSKPHLPFNAPKKYWDLYDKNKFEIPERKKPENMYRLALTNWGELKGYHGIPNDVEYLDDNLTRDLIHGYHASISYVDAQVGKVMEALEALDLRKNTTVIFMSDHGYKIGEYGAWCKHSNEEIDVRVPLIVSRETSYKGRVAGKTSDALVENVDIFPTLVELCGLEGPKTDGKSILQVIDRPNTPWDQVATAVYARGKNIMGCTATDGEWRYTEWRDAKTQDILGAELYEHKNSLLSFKNLSGNSKYKKVEVRMKGLLETQFPRNQGPFLQNDTPRN; encoded by the coding sequence ATGATATTGCTAGCCTTCTGTTCTAGTAAGATTATAGCACAGCAATCACAGCCTAATGTACTGGTGTTTTATGTAGACGACTTAAGAGCAGAGTTAGGTTGTTATGGTAGTAAAACCGCCATGACTCCAAATATCGATAAGTTGGCTAGTGAGGGGGTTCAGTTTAATAAAGCTTATGTGCAACAAGCTATTTGTGCGCCTTCTCGAATGAGTACTTTAACAGGTTTACGACCAGAAACATTGGGAATTTATAGCATTTTTACGCCACTGCGGTCGGTTCATAAAGATGTAGTTTCGGTACCACAATTGTTTAAAGAAAACGGTTATAAAACGGTAAGTATAGGAAAGGTGTATCACCACGGAACCGATGATAAAAAACAATGGACCAACTATTTTTCAAAAGAACCAAATACCTATAATAAACCAGAAAATATTGCGCTTTTAGAACAATTTAAAAGGGAGGGTAAAAAATCTAATGGTCCTGCATTTGAAAATGCCGATGTAGCCGATGAAGCTTATAAAGATGGTCGTGCAGCCAAATACGCCGTGGAATCTTTGCAGAAATTGAAGGATGATAAATTCATCATGTTTGTTGGGTTTAGCAAACCCCATTTGCCTTTTAATGCCCCTAAAAAGTATTGGGATTTATACGATAAAAATAAGTTTGAAATTCCAGAACGTAAAAAGCCTGAAAACATGTACCGTTTGGCACTTACCAATTGGGGAGAACTTAAAGGATATCATGGTATTCCGAATGATGTAGAATATTTAGATGACAATCTAACTAGAGATTTAATACATGGTTATCACGCCAGTATTAGCTATGTCGATGCTCAAGTTGGAAAAGTTATGGAGGCGCTGGAAGCTTTAGATTTAAGAAAAAATACCACTGTTATTTTTATGAGTGATCATGGTTATAAAATTGGAGAGTATGGTGCGTGGTGTAAACATTCTAATGAAGAAATAGATGTTAGAGTTCCGCTTATTGTAAGTAGAGAAACTAGTTATAAAGGTAGAGTAGCAGGTAAAACATCTGATGCTTTAGTAGAGAATGTCGATATCTTCCCAACCTTAGTTGAATTGTGTGGTCTTGAAGGTCCAAAAACCGACGGTAAAAGTATTTTGCAAGTTATAGACCGTCCCAATACACCATGGGATCAAGTGGCTACTGCAGTTTATGCTCGCGGTAAAAACATTATGGGATGCACTGCTACAGATGGCGAATGGCGCTATACCGAATGGCGAGATGCTAAAACGCAAGACATTTTGGGGGCAGAATTATATGAGCATAAAAATAGTCTGTTATCCTTTAAAAATCTATCAGGAAACTCGAAATATAAAAAGGTAGAAGTACGGATGAAAGGTTTATTAGAAACCCAATTTCCTAGAAATCAAGGTCCTTTTTTACAAAACGATACACCTAGAAATTAA